From a single Miscanthus floridulus cultivar M001 chromosome 8, ASM1932011v1, whole genome shotgun sequence genomic region:
- the LOC136476396 gene encoding HSP-interacting protein: protein MALSNLPLHPLLCALFGRQAVLACCRLLRRLASSAAAASVPSKHLPLLPLLLRFGCGRARTKTCPFRALAHFVSWGSRDSSCLLQEDCLQFLVLFPFPPASNLQICQASRFPFGSNKKRTKKEFHLGEGGRPPAMGKPPGARNPPAAEADGDEAVFLELSRELKEEATRLFNRGDFEGAAFKYDKAAQLLPAGRRVEAAGLRASVAQCYMRMRPAEFHRGIHECNLALEAAPRYSRALLRRAACFEALGRADLAWGDVRTVLRWEPGNRAARRISDRVRAALEDKGVSVALDEEDVVQTEDEDEIASAKGEEKRKKSHNKRLDSVAGEQEGGNGNHIAPLESASTEKQADPRQTNGIGNHQDRTEDREPNGLEKLEQSTETEEKDMGNKRGGHTAGKKPGRGESKQQKHSAVKPVNHCEDNIGVKEEAMKDVKLVFGEDIRCAQMPANCSLSQLREIVQNKFPSLKAFLIKYKDKEEDLVTITSSEELSWASNLADLEGLIRLYVAEVNPVQELGVDGVRRRPSFATLERNRDIMLDNGTVWHDVEHKYCADDWMVQFSQIIKNHVGFSSDAYLDLQDLGLRLYYEAMEDTVESEEAQEVFEVAESKFQEMAALALFNCGNVHMSRARKRPCLPEDSLQEFILEQVKVSYDWACTEYAKAGVMFDEAVKTKSDFFEGLIALGQQQFEQAKLSWYYALACKINMETEVLELFNHAEDNMEKGMDMWERMETLRLRGLSKPSKEKAVLKKMVLEGFVKDLSVDEAFEQASSIRSHINILWGTVLYERSVVEFNLGLPSWEESLTVAMEKFKIGGASQADINVIVKNHCANETTQEGLSFKVEEIVQAWNEMYDAKNWTSGPLSFRLQPIFRRRAPKLHHILEHLNYA from the exons ATGGCCCTATCCAACCTCCCTTTGCATCCTCTGCTTTGTGCTCTGTTCGGCCGACAGGCCGTGCTTGCCTGCTGCCGTTTGCTTCGCCGCCTCGCGTCTTCTGCAGCTGCTGCTTCCGTGCCGTCGAAGCATCTTCCCCTCCTACCTCTGCTTCTTAGATTCGGCTGTGGGCGAGCACGGACAAAAACCTGCCCTTTCCGTGCTCTCGCGCATTTCGTTTCTTGGGGGAGCAGGGACTCTTCTTGCCTGCTGCAGGAAGATTGCCTGCAGTTTCTGGTCCTGTTTCCGTTTCCTCCCGCTTCAAATCTTCAAATCTGCCAAGCTTCAAGGTTTCCTTTTGGTTCCAACAAGAAGCGAACAAAAAAGGAGTTTCATTTGGGGGAAGGAGGGCGGCCCCCAGCCATGGGGAAGCCGCCGGGGGCCAGGAATCCGCCTGCGGCGGAGGCGGACGGCGACGAGGCGGTGTTCCTGGAGCTGTCGCGGGAGCTCAAGGAAGAGGCCACCCGGCTGTTCAACCGGGGGGACTTTGAGGGCGCGGCGTTCAAGTACGACAAGGCGGCGCAGCTGCTCCCCGCGGGGCGGCGCGTGGAGGCGGCGGGCCTCCGCGCCAGCGTCGCGCAGTGCTACATGCGGATGCGCCCCGCGGAGTTCCACCGCGGCATCCACGAGTGCAACCTCGCGCTGGAGGCGGCGCCCCGGTACAGCAGGGCGTTGCTCCGCCGGGCCGCCTGCTTCGAGGCGCTGGGCAGGGCCGACCTCGCGTGGGGCGACGTCCGGACGGTGCTGCGGTGGGAGCCCGGTAACCGCGCCGCGCGCCGGATCTCGGACCGGGTAAGGGCGGCGTTGGAGGATAAGGGTGTCTCGGTTGCCTTGGATGAGGAGGATGTGGTGCAgacagaggatgaggatgagattGCTAGTGccaaaggagaggagaagaggaagaaatCTCATAACAAGCGTTTGGATTCGGTTGCAGGGGAACAGGAGGGGGGAAATGGAAATCATATTGCGCCACTGGAATCTGCTTCCACGGAGAAGCAGGCTGACCCGAGGCAGACAAATGGGATAGGGAATCATCAGGATCGTACTGAAGATAGAGAGCCCAATGGTCTCGAGAAGCTAGAACAAAGTACTGAGACTGAAGAGAAGGACATGGGCAACAAGCGAGGTGGACACACTGCTGGAAAGAAGCCGGGGCGTGGTGAGAGCAAGCAGCAAAAGCATTCTGCAGTCAAGCCAGTGAATCATTGTGAGGACAACATTGGTGTCAAGGAGGAAGCGATGAAGGATGTGAAATTGGTCTTTGGAGAGGACATCAGGTGTGCTCAGATGCCAGCTAACTGCTCTCTGTCACAATTAAGAGAAATAGTTCAGAACAAATTCCCTTCATTGAAGGCATTTCTGATCAAGTATAAGGACAAAGAAGAAGACTTGGTGACAATAACCTCGTCCGAGGAGCTAAGCTGGGCAAGTAATCTTGCAGATTTGGAAGGGCTAATCCGATTATATGTTGCAGAGGTTAATCCTGTGCAAGAGCTTGGTGTGGATGGGGTCAGGAGACGTCCTTCCTTTGCCACGTTAGAGAGAAACCGTGATATCATGTTGGATAATGGGACCGTTTGGCATGATGTTGAGCATAAGTATTGCGCTGATGACTGGATGGTACAGTTTTCCCAGATAATCAAGAATCATGTTGGTTTTAGTTCTGATGCATATCTGGATCTCCAAGACCTTGGCCTGAGACTGTACTATGAGGCTATGGAAGACACAGTAGAAAGTGAAGAAGCACAGGAAGTATTTGAAGTTGCAGAGTCGAAATTTCAGGAGATGGCAGCACTGGCATTGTTTAACTGTGGCAATGTCCACATGTCTCGTGCAAGAAAAAGGCCATGCTTGCCTGAAGATTCTTTACAGGAGTTTATACTTGAGCAAGTCAAAGTTTCATATGATTGGGCATGTACAGAATATGCCAAAGCTGGCGTGATGTTTGACGAAGCTGTTAAAACTAAATCTGACTTTTTTGAAGGTCTTATTGCTCTTGGTCAGCAGCAATTCGAGCAGGCCAAACTCTCTTGGTATTACGCTCTTGCATGTAAGATAAATATGGAAACTGAAGTTTTGGAGTTGTTCAACCATGCAGAGGATAATATGGAAAAGGGAATGGATATGTGGGAAAGAATGGAAACTTTGCGCTTGAGGGGACTGTCTAAACCAAGTAAGGAGAAAGCTGTACTTAAGAAGATGGTCTTAGAAGGTTTTGTGAAGGATCTATCGGTAGATGAAGCATTTGAACAGGCTTCAAGCATACGGTCACATATAAATATCTTGTGGGGAACTGTCCTTTATGAACGTTCAGTAGTTGAATTCAATTTGGGACTTCCTAGCTGGGAGGAGTCACTGACTGTTGCCATGGAAAAATTTAAGATCGGAGGTGCTTCTCAAGCTGACATCAATGTGATTGTAAAGAACCATTGTGCTAATGAAACCACCCAAGAAG GACTCAGTTTTAAGGTTGAGGAGATAGTTCAGGCGTGGA